A part of Gemmatimonas groenlandica genomic DNA contains:
- a CDS encoding spinster family MFS transporter, giving the protein MATPSTQSPANAPVNPAEQGSRYRYVVLAMLVLAYTFNFLDRQILGILKEPIKKELGLTDTQLGLMGGLAFAMLYSTLAVPIAWLADRASRTWIMTAALGLWSAFTMACGFATGFWSLFLARVGVGFGEAGGVAPAYSLVSDYFPKEQRARALAAYSFGIPVGSALGILFGGLIAASISWRVAFFIVGGAGVLLAPIFKLVVKDPVRGGLDGATAAAPSIAPPFSNVVATVLPKPTFWLLALGAACSSVCGYGVAFWLPSFFIRSLGLTLVQTSWYYGGINLIGGVAGIWLGGAFADRFAKKNRAAYALTPAVCFLVALPFAYAAMNTTSLVWAFVLFLVPTGLNLAWLGPVIGAVQHLAPANMRTTTNSLFLLINNLLGIAVGLWIFGYLSDLLAPRYGTESMRYALYYGAGFYVMASLLLWLASRRLAADWVEA; this is encoded by the coding sequence ATGGCCACTCCGTCGACGCAATCGCCCGCGAATGCCCCCGTCAATCCCGCGGAGCAAGGCTCGCGCTATCGCTACGTCGTGCTCGCGATGCTCGTACTTGCCTACACGTTCAACTTTCTTGATCGCCAGATCCTCGGCATTCTCAAGGAACCGATCAAGAAGGAGCTCGGGCTCACCGACACACAGCTCGGGCTGATGGGTGGGCTCGCCTTCGCGATGCTCTACTCCACGTTGGCGGTGCCGATTGCGTGGCTCGCCGATCGGGCCAGTCGCACTTGGATCATGACGGCGGCGCTGGGCCTCTGGAGCGCGTTCACGATGGCCTGTGGCTTCGCGACTGGCTTCTGGTCGTTGTTCCTGGCGCGCGTCGGCGTGGGCTTCGGTGAAGCCGGTGGGGTGGCACCGGCCTATTCGCTCGTCAGCGACTACTTCCCGAAGGAGCAGCGCGCCCGGGCGCTCGCTGCGTACTCGTTCGGGATTCCCGTGGGATCCGCGCTCGGCATTCTCTTCGGCGGCCTCATCGCTGCGTCGATCAGCTGGCGCGTGGCGTTCTTCATCGTCGGCGGCGCTGGCGTGCTGTTGGCGCCGATTTTCAAGCTCGTCGTGAAGGATCCGGTGCGCGGTGGGCTCGACGGCGCCACCGCCGCCGCGCCGTCGATCGCGCCACCGTTCTCGAACGTGGTGGCGACCGTGTTGCCGAAGCCGACCTTCTGGCTGCTCGCACTCGGGGCCGCCTGCTCGTCGGTGTGCGGATACGGCGTGGCCTTCTGGCTGCCAAGCTTCTTCATCCGCAGTCTCGGCCTCACCTTGGTGCAGACCTCGTGGTACTACGGCGGGATCAACCTGATCGGTGGCGTGGCCGGCATCTGGCTGGGCGGTGCGTTCGCCGACCGCTTCGCGAAGAAGAACCGCGCCGCGTACGCCCTCACGCCGGCCGTGTGCTTTCTGGTGGCGCTCCCATTTGCCTACGCCGCCATGAACACGACGTCGCTGGTGTGGGCCTTCGTGCTGTTCCTGGTGCCCACTGGTCTCAATCTCGCGTGGCTCGGGCCGGTCATCGGCGCGGTGCAACACCTCGCGCCGGCGAACATGCGCACCACAACCAATTCGCTCTTTTTGTTGATCAACAATCTGCTGGGCATCGCGGTGGGCCTCTGGATCTTCGGCTACCTGTCAGACCTGCTCGCGCCGCGCTACGGCACCGAGTCGATGCGCTACGCGCTCTACTACGGCGCCGGCTTCTACGTGATGGCGTCGCTGCTGCTCTGGTTGGCGTCGCGGCGTCTGGCTGCCGACTGGGTCGAGGCGTAA
- a CDS encoding M14 family zinc carboxypeptidase: MKPLSVSRATRALCALASAVALLDGRALAAQGPAKATATKATGGAQWLTRPERTDFAETSRYDEVIAYMKQMAAVNPNIHLTTYGYTTEGRPLPLAVIGAPGATAAQVLATNKTRVYIQGNIHAGEVEGKEALLWLLRSIAKGERNAWLKTTVLLINPIYNADGNERVAVTNRGSQAGPVGGMGTRENALGLDLNRDGTKMETAEARSMASLLTRYQPHVAMDLHTTDGSSTSGFNMTYETSLNPNNSKAQMSLLRDVLLPEITKNVKAKHGSDWFYYGGVSGTGDQRAWRSDAELAKPRYTSTYYGVRNILGLLTETYSYASFKTRITETYWFLEESLGYVASHGETVRDVVAKANAESIIGQQLAVRQQLVKAPALQKIVFAPTISVRNPYVADRPYRLRPDGLGDANVTSEMLPFYGTAEPTETTLAPRAWVVPMTAAPTAAAAPAPAPGGVGGTRGGAAGTPTQRMMATVIDRLEAHGIRYSVTTADQPFSGDRFKIATNTLETREYQGTHKGRTLTGAWEATEQTLPAGSLVIPMDQPLARLTFILMDPRSDDGFMWWNLLDAVLGQSPAPAYFPVLRSMNAVR; the protein is encoded by the coding sequence ATGAAGCCGTTGTCCGTTTCGCGTGCCACGCGCGCGCTGTGCGCCCTCGCCTCTGCCGTTGCGCTGCTCGACGGGCGCGCCCTCGCCGCTCAAGGCCCTGCCAAGGCGACCGCGACCAAGGCGACCGGCGGTGCGCAGTGGCTCACGCGACCTGAGCGTACCGACTTCGCCGAGACGAGCCGGTACGACGAGGTCATCGCGTACATGAAGCAGATGGCGGCGGTGAATCCGAATATTCATCTCACCACCTACGGCTACACCACCGAAGGACGGCCGCTGCCGCTCGCCGTGATCGGCGCGCCCGGCGCCACCGCGGCGCAGGTGCTCGCGACCAACAAGACCCGTGTGTACATCCAGGGCAACATTCACGCGGGTGAAGTGGAAGGAAAGGAAGCGCTGCTCTGGTTGCTGCGCTCCATCGCGAAGGGCGAGCGCAATGCGTGGCTCAAGACCACCGTGCTGCTGATCAACCCGATCTACAACGCCGACGGCAATGAACGCGTGGCGGTCACCAACCGCGGATCGCAGGCGGGCCCGGTGGGTGGCATGGGCACGCGTGAGAATGCGTTGGGCCTCGATCTCAATCGCGACGGGACCAAGATGGAAACCGCCGAAGCGCGTTCGATGGCGTCGCTGCTCACACGCTATCAGCCGCACGTGGCGATGGATCTGCACACCACTGACGGGAGCTCCACCAGCGGGTTCAACATGACGTACGAGACCTCGCTCAATCCGAACAACTCGAAGGCGCAAATGAGCCTGCTGCGCGACGTATTGCTGCCGGAGATCACGAAGAACGTGAAGGCGAAACACGGCTCCGACTGGTTCTACTACGGCGGCGTGTCGGGCACCGGCGATCAACGCGCCTGGCGTTCCGACGCCGAGCTCGCGAAGCCGCGCTACACGTCCACGTATTACGGTGTGCGCAATATCCTCGGTCTGCTCACCGAGACCTACTCGTACGCGTCGTTCAAGACGCGCATCACCGAGACGTACTGGTTCCTCGAGGAGTCGCTCGGCTACGTGGCATCGCACGGCGAGACGGTGCGCGACGTGGTCGCCAAGGCCAACGCCGAGTCGATCATCGGCCAGCAGCTTGCCGTGCGTCAGCAGTTGGTGAAGGCACCGGCACTGCAGAAGATCGTGTTCGCGCCCACCATCTCGGTGCGCAATCCGTATGTCGCCGACCGTCCGTATCGCTTGCGTCCCGATGGCTTGGGCGACGCCAACGTGACGAGCGAAATGCTGCCGTTCTACGGCACCGCCGAGCCCACCGAGACGACTCTGGCACCGCGAGCGTGGGTCGTGCCCATGACGGCGGCACCCACCGCAGCGGCAGCGCCGGCACCCGCGCCTGGTGGAGTCGGCGGCACACGCGGTGGAGCGGCCGGCACACCGACGCAGCGCATGATGGCCACGGTGATCGATCGACTCGAGGCCCACGGCATTCGCTACAGCGTGACGACGGCTGACCAGCCGTTCAGCGGTGACCGCTTCAAGATCGCGACCAATACGCTGGAGACACGCGAGTACCAAGGCACGCACAAGGGGCGCACGCTCACCGGCGCGTGGGAAGCGACCGAGCAGACGTTGCCGGCCGGCTCTCTGGTGATTCCGATGGATCAGCCGTTGGCGCGCCTGACGTTCATCCTGATGGACCCGCGCTCCGACGACGGCTTCATGTGGTGGAACCTGCTCGACGCCGTACTGGGTCAGTCGCCGGCACCGGCGTACTTCCCCGTGCTGCGCTCGATGAACGCGGTGAGGTAA
- a CDS encoding DUF6805 domain-containing protein, whose amino-acid sequence MTAHVPTRLRRAAALAALLGACATAASANPFSARDRRVVDRVEAGNASSEAMHGYAAHEDTTGTADGRAFRQARDWIRYALTTFDDTDVTIACTFLSTTSGDYDLVVEDSLIASRHYAAAGATPTVVEILVPYAVTKGKTSIAVVLRARGGPTPRLHELRTIQDHNEVAPFAVVQQHQTPMFSPPGVVR is encoded by the coding sequence ATGACGGCGCACGTACCCACCCGGCTCCGCCGCGCGGCGGCCCTGGCAGCCCTTCTGGGGGCCTGCGCGACGGCCGCGTCGGCCAACCCCTTCTCGGCCCGCGATCGCCGCGTGGTGGACCGCGTAGAGGCCGGCAACGCCAGCAGTGAAGCGATGCACGGATACGCGGCGCATGAGGACACCACCGGCACGGCCGACGGCCGCGCCTTCCGGCAGGCTCGCGACTGGATCCGATACGCCCTCACGACCTTCGACGATACGGACGTCACGATCGCCTGCACGTTCCTGAGCACCACCTCGGGCGACTACGATCTAGTCGTGGAGGATAGTCTCATCGCCTCCAGGCACTACGCGGCGGCAGGCGCTACGCCCACCGTCGTCGAAATCCTCGTGCCGTACGCGGTGACGAAGGGCAAGACCAGCATTGCCGTGGTGCTGCGCGCGCGCGGCGGCCCCACACCGCGGCTGCACGAGCTCCGCACGATTCAGGACCACAACGAAGTGGCCCCCTTCGCCGTCGTTCAACAGCACCAGACCCCGATGTTCTCTCCCCCTGGAGTCGTCCGATGA
- a CDS encoding 5'-3' exonuclease, with translation MTLPHLLIVDAQSLAGRAAHVAAGDVTNGVRLWCQMARGAAMDIAATHLVAAWDHEGPTFRHALFPTYKHRRTGSMRTRITPIREGVEATGIASVSVASFEGDDSVASLMARFRDEARVTVLSNDSDLLQFVSEGVDVATYVGAGKGPNGMRIKPWSAAEVLAKFGVLPPNLPAFKALCGEEGDDIPGVKSVGKGTAVKLLRRWQSIEKALEASEFVSHRDDTAKLAGQHEHLRLMLQLTTIRQDVPLPEIDLARCALSAIAWPGGSQARAGVAAGSTDGPVSRTAAGPGLDVVPFPEE, from the coding sequence ATGACTTTGCCGCACCTTCTCATCGTCGACGCCCAATCATTGGCCGGCCGCGCTGCTCACGTGGCAGCCGGCGATGTCACGAACGGCGTGCGTCTCTGGTGCCAGATGGCGCGGGGCGCGGCGATGGATATCGCCGCCACGCACCTGGTGGCCGCCTGGGACCACGAAGGGCCGACCTTTCGGCATGCCCTGTTCCCCACGTACAAGCACCGGCGCACCGGCTCGATGCGCACCCGCATCACCCCCATCCGCGAAGGCGTGGAAGCGACCGGCATCGCCAGTGTGAGTGTCGCGTCGTTCGAAGGCGATGACAGCGTGGCCTCGCTCATGGCGCGCTTCCGCGATGAGGCACGGGTAACCGTGCTGTCGAACGACTCCGACCTGCTCCAGTTCGTGTCGGAAGGCGTCGATGTGGCGACGTATGTGGGTGCCGGAAAAGGACCGAACGGCATGCGGATCAAGCCGTGGAGTGCCGCCGAAGTGTTGGCCAAGTTCGGAGTGCTTCCCCCCAACCTGCCGGCCTTCAAGGCGCTGTGCGGCGAAGAGGGCGACGACATTCCCGGCGTGAAGAGCGTGGGGAAAGGCACCGCGGTGAAGCTGCTGCGACGCTGGCAGTCCATCGAGAAGGCCCTCGAGGCCAGCGAGTTCGTGAGTCATCGTGACGACACCGCGAAGCTGGCCGGGCAGCACGAGCACCTACGACTGATGCTGCAGCTCACCACAATCCGTCAGGATGTGCCGCTGCCCGAGATAGATCTCGCGCGATGCGCCTTGAGTGCCATCGCCTGGCCCGGTGGTTCACAGGCGCGTGCCGGCGTGGCGGCCGGCAGCACCGACGGTCCGGTGTCGCGTACTGCGGCCGGCCCCGGGCTCGATGTCGTGCCATTTCCCGAAGAATGA